In Aerococcus loyolae, a genomic segment contains:
- a CDS encoding manganese-dependent inorganic pyrophosphatase → MSKILIFGHQNPDMDAITSAISFSYLLNTLGYDTEPVALGEANDETKYALDHFNHEGLRVIEKAGDETDTVALVDHNEFQQSVADIKDLNVFAVVDHHRVGNFETSAPLYYIAKPLGCTQSVIYDLYQEKGVEIPQQIAGLMLSGIISDTLLYSSPTCTEKDKEIAKKLAEIAGVDDESYGTEMLKAGANVDDKSAVEIADGDAKSFNMGGKEVRIGQVNVVDANDVIKRKDEILKAMKELLINNNYDAFLLVITNILTNDSEGLLVGDDSLTKNFEKAFDVDVTDHQLALKGIVSRKKQIVPPLTDSFEG, encoded by the coding sequence ATGAGTAAAATTTTAATTTTTGGCCACCAAAATCCTGATATGGATGCGATTACCAGTGCTATTTCCTTTAGCTATTTATTAAATACCCTAGGTTATGATACCGAACCCGTTGCCTTAGGAGAGGCTAATGACGAAACTAAATATGCCCTAGACCATTTTAATCATGAAGGCCTTCGTGTGATTGAAAAAGCCGGTGATGAAACTGATACCGTAGCTTTAGTGGACCATAACGAGTTCCAACAATCTGTTGCAGATATAAAAGACCTTAATGTCTTTGCCGTGGTCGACCACCACCGGGTAGGAAACTTCGAAACCTCTGCACCACTTTATTACATTGCTAAACCTTTAGGATGTACCCAAAGTGTGATTTATGACCTTTACCAAGAAAAGGGCGTTGAAATCCCTCAACAAATTGCCGGCTTAATGTTATCAGGGATTATCTCTGACACCTTACTCTATTCTTCTCCAACCTGTACCGAAAAAGACAAGGAAATCGCTAAAAAACTAGCTGAAATTGCTGGAGTGGACGATGAAAGCTACGGAACCGAAATGCTTAAGGCTGGTGCTAATGTTGATGATAAATCAGCTGTAGAAATCGCTGATGGAGACGCGAAATCCTTTAATATGGGTGGCAAAGAAGTCCGCATTGGCCAAGTGAATGTGGTTGATGCTAATGATGTCATCAAACGTAAGGATGAAATCCTTAAAGCCATGAAAGAACTACTAATTAATAATAATTACGATGCTTTCTTATTGGTGATAACCAACATCTTAACCAATGACTCAGAAGGTCTATTAGTTGGCGATGATTCCTTAACGAAAAACTTTGAAAAAGCCTTTGATGTAGATGTTACAGACCATCAATTAGCTTTAAAGGGCATTGTTTCGCGTAAGAAACAAATTGTCCCTCCATTAACAGATTCCTTTGAAGGCTAA
- a CDS encoding ABC transporter substrate-binding protein, whose translation MMKKQVIKIMSLGALALGLIGCGQGKENDQKAIGIIQYAEHQALNDSREGFLEGLAEGGLRDGEKVKIDYQNAQADQSNLNSIAQGMKGQKDLVFTIATPAAQAALNADKETPTLFTAVTDPEAANLVKSNDHPGTNASGTSDRAPVEKAVDLLLKINPEIKTVGMPYNSSEVNSEIQFTAFKEYAESKGLKVEAQTVTTTNEVQSAITALAKKVDGICLPTDNTIAQTIPTIGKVVKEEKVPTIGAESAHIEGCLATYGVNFKLLGR comes from the coding sequence ATGATGAAAAAACAAGTGATTAAAATAATGAGCTTAGGAGCCTTAGCTCTTGGTCTAATAGGCTGTGGCCAAGGGAAAGAGAACGATCAAAAAGCGATTGGCATCATTCAATACGCAGAACATCAAGCACTTAATGATTCCCGTGAAGGTTTTCTAGAAGGATTAGCTGAAGGCGGCTTAAGAGATGGTGAAAAGGTTAAAATCGACTACCAAAATGCCCAAGCGGACCAATCCAATCTCAATAGCATAGCTCAGGGGATGAAAGGGCAAAAAGATCTCGTCTTTACAATAGCTACGCCCGCTGCTCAAGCAGCACTCAATGCTGATAAGGAAACGCCAACTTTATTTACCGCAGTCACCGATCCTGAAGCGGCCAATTTGGTTAAATCAAACGATCATCCAGGGACCAATGCTAGTGGGACTAGTGACAGAGCTCCCGTTGAAAAAGCGGTCGACTTGCTCTTAAAGATCAACCCAGAAATTAAGACAGTTGGCATGCCATACAATTCAAGCGAGGTCAATTCAGAAATTCAATTTACTGCCTTTAAAGAATACGCTGAAAGTAAAGGCCTAAAGGTCGAAGCTCAAACGGTAACCACAACTAATGAAGTGCAATCTGCAATCACTGCTTTAGCTAAAAAGGTAGATGGTATTTGCTTACCGACTGATAATACCATTGCCCAAACCATTCCTACTATCGGCAAGGTAGTAAAAGAAGAAAAAGTTCCGACAATTGGCGCAGAAAGTGCTCATATTGAGGGTTGTCTAGCAACCTACGGAGTTAATTTCAAACTCCTAGGCCGTTAA
- a CDS encoding ABC transporter permease, with protein sequence MAIIISSISQGLMWAILAFGVYLSFRILDIADMSAEGSFPLGAAVCAKLIVSGWHPLLATLIAFLAGMLAGAVNGFMINKMHIPALLSGILTMTGLYSVNIRIMGQANIPLLGEASLMDSLYNLGFNLTAASLIVSLIFVILVIFVLVLFMNTEYGLSLRATGDNPLMAEANGIRTDQMKLVGLMISNGLIALSGAIICQNNGYADIAMGTGTIVIGLAAVIIGEVICRNLSFGKRLVTIALGAVIYRLIIDLIMQQQVIPVLPSDIKILSSLALAIILFAPYAKSQIEHKRKQKQ encoded by the coding sequence ATGGCCATCATTATTTCTAGTATTTCTCAGGGCCTGATGTGGGCAATTTTAGCCTTTGGGGTTTATTTAAGCTTTCGCATTTTAGATATTGCTGATATGTCTGCTGAAGGAAGTTTTCCTCTCGGGGCAGCGGTATGTGCCAAGCTAATTGTTTCAGGTTGGCACCCCTTATTAGCTACATTGATTGCTTTCCTTGCTGGTATGCTGGCAGGAGCAGTTAACGGTTTTATGATTAATAAGATGCATATTCCAGCCCTATTATCAGGGATTCTAACCATGACCGGACTCTATTCGGTAAATATTCGCATCATGGGGCAAGCCAATATTCCCTTATTAGGTGAAGCTAGCCTAATGGATAGCCTCTACAATCTGGGCTTTAATTTAACTGCTGCTTCTCTGATTGTTAGCCTGATTTTCGTCATTTTAGTGATCTTTGTTTTGGTCCTATTTATGAATACAGAGTATGGTTTGAGTCTGAGAGCGACCGGGGATAATCCCCTCATGGCGGAGGCCAATGGTATTCGAACTGATCAAATGAAATTAGTTGGCCTGATGATTTCAAATGGTTTGATCGCTTTGTCCGGTGCGATTATCTGTCAAAATAATGGTTATGCCGATATTGCCATGGGGACAGGAACCATTGTTATTGGCTTAGCAGCAGTTATTATAGGTGAGGTTATTTGTCGAAATTTGAGCTTTGGTAAACGCCTAGTAACGATCGCTTTAGGGGCAGTAATTTATCGCTTAATTATTGACCTTATCATGCAACAGCAAGTCATTCCGGTCTTACCAAGTGATATAAAAATTTTATCTTCCCTTGCCCTAGCGATTATCCTCTTTGCTCCTTATGCCAAGAGTCAAATCGAACACAAGAGAAAACAAAAGCAGTAG
- a CDS encoding ABC transporter ATP-binding protein: protein MSELLKLKQVNKVFNRNSANENYVIKDFNLTIHEGEFVCVIGSNGAGKSTLLNLIAGTHPVTSGQIFLKGKEITQDPAFKRAGQVSRVFQDPQMGTARNLTIEENLAIAYKRGKKRSFNLAVTEDMRQVFHRELSRLNLGLDQRLTTPAANLSGGQRQVLTLLMAILEKPELLLLDEHIAALDPRTSAMVMDLTDQLISEHQLTSLMITHDMNDALSYGNRLIMLHEGRIVVDVSGYDKSKLSVEDLMELFKKSVGNQLVSDELLLNVK from the coding sequence ATGTCAGAATTATTGAAATTAAAGCAGGTTAACAAAGTCTTCAATAGGAATAGTGCTAATGAAAATTATGTGATCAAAGACTTTAATTTGACCATTCACGAAGGGGAGTTTGTTTGTGTGATTGGATCCAATGGCGCGGGAAAATCAACCCTTTTAAACTTAATTGCTGGAACCCATCCTGTGACTTCTGGGCAGATCTTTTTAAAGGGAAAAGAAATTACTCAAGATCCTGCCTTTAAACGTGCTGGACAGGTTAGTCGGGTTTTTCAAGACCCACAAATGGGAACTGCACGTAACTTAACCATTGAAGAAAACCTGGCTATTGCTTATAAAAGAGGAAAAAAGCGGTCTTTTAATCTGGCGGTCACTGAAGACATGCGGCAAGTTTTTCATAGGGAATTAAGCCGACTGAATTTGGGACTGGATCAACGTTTAACCACACCAGCTGCAAATTTATCAGGCGGGCAACGCCAGGTGTTAACGCTCTTGATGGCTATTTTGGAGAAGCCAGAACTTTTACTCCTGGATGAACATATTGCAGCTCTTGATCCCCGGACCAGTGCTATGGTTATGGACTTAACAGACCAATTAATTTCGGAGCATCAATTAACTAGCTTAATGATTACCCATGATATGAACGACGCTTTAAGCTATGGGAACCGTTTAATTATGCTCCATGAAGGGCGAATTGTGGTTGATGTGAGTGGATATGATAAAAGCAAATTGTCAGTTGAAGATCTTATGGAACTCTTTAAAAAGAGTGTCGGTAATCAACTAGTCAGTGATGAATTATTACTCAATGTTAAGTAA
- a CDS encoding MurR/RpiR family transcriptional regulator produces the protein MKLDRIISKYHLTDTEVDILKHLIQSDAKLTIRELAEKAYVSPATIIHLAKKMNFSGYSELLFQFNQEREKEMHVSQQSIIDCYGDDFYQMIEKYQDKLFIFMGLGFSLHLANYMSDLLNTFGFRSISNTYEEFINKEFANEAVIIFISHSGETEYLLRLAQLAHKNGVEYMVFTGNPSGQLQENAQLTIDTKSFSIFRYKEYKPQVFFGLTLIYFEELIADSLKRLDR, from the coding sequence ATGAAATTAGACCGTATTATCAGTAAATATCATTTAACGGACACTGAAGTTGATATTTTAAAACATTTAATCCAATCTGATGCCAAGTTAACAATCCGCGAGCTAGCAGAAAAAGCCTATGTTTCCCCGGCAACCATTATTCATTTAGCCAAAAAAATGAACTTCTCCGGTTATAGTGAATTATTATTTCAATTTAACCAAGAACGTGAAAAAGAAATGCACGTCAGCCAACAATCAATTATCGATTGCTATGGTGATGATTTTTATCAAATGATTGAAAAATACCAGGATAAATTATTTATTTTTATGGGGCTAGGCTTTTCCTTACACTTAGCTAATTATATGTCTGACCTCCTAAATACTTTTGGCTTTCGCTCCATAAGTAATACTTATGAGGAATTCATCAATAAAGAATTTGCTAATGAAGCTGTCATTATTTTTATTAGTCACTCCGGTGAGACTGAATATCTTCTGCGTTTAGCTCAGCTTGCCCATAAAAACGGGGTGGAATATATGGTTTTTACCGGTAACCCGAGTGGTCAACTGCAAGAAAATGCGCAATTAACTATTGACACCAAGTCTTTTTCTATTTTTCGTTATAAGGAATACAAGCCCCAGGTCTTTTTTGGTCTGACACTCATTTATTTTGAGGAATTAATCGCTGATTCCCTGAAAAGATTAGACAGATAG